In the Roseibium sp. HPY-6 genome, one interval contains:
- a CDS encoding endonuclease/exonuclease/phosphatase family protein translates to MKLATFNMESYGDDRYEVAPLRPRLEALRPRIEELEADILCLQEVNAQKVKAAPQRQFPALDLLLAGTVYETYHRVASERAPGKGPGDKHNLVILSRYPIIDHESIFQSRAHAPLWQPTTADPGYDAPQSITFERPILRSEIDLGLPKPLHLFVVHLRAPIAAMIRGGKTATRTWKSTAAWAEGYQLSVLKQTAQALELRLAVEDLFERDEKAQIILTGDFNATGETGTLRLLRADPDDTASPEWEHRRLFQLDASLPISKRQTVLHKGKGQALDHILASGSMTDKTRDVRVFNTGLPDEVFDAGDADYAGSYHAAMRAEFDI, encoded by the coding sequence ATGAAGCTTGCCACGTTCAATATGGAATCTTACGGCGACGATCGTTATGAAGTCGCCCCGCTGAGACCGCGTCTGGAGGCTCTACGCCCTCGCATTGAGGAGCTTGAAGCCGATATCCTGTGCCTTCAGGAGGTAAACGCGCAAAAGGTCAAGGCTGCTCCGCAGCGGCAATTCCCGGCGCTCGATCTCTTGCTGGCAGGCACGGTTTACGAAACCTATCACCGTGTCGCCAGCGAGCGTGCGCCCGGCAAGGGCCCGGGAGACAAGCACAATCTTGTCATCCTGTCGCGATATCCGATCATCGATCACGAGAGCATTTTTCAATCGCGTGCGCATGCACCGCTCTGGCAGCCGACCACCGCCGACCCGGGTTATGATGCACCCCAGTCGATCACATTCGAACGGCCAATCCTGAGATCCGAAATCGATCTTGGGTTGCCAAAACCGCTCCATCTGTTCGTCGTGCATCTGCGGGCACCGATTGCCGCCATGATCCGCGGCGGCAAGACGGCGACAAGAACCTGGAAAAGCACGGCAGCCTGGGCAGAAGGATACCAATTGTCGGTGCTGAAGCAGACAGCGCAGGCACTTGAATTGCGTCTGGCGGTTGAAGACCTTTTCGAGAGGGACGAAAAGGCACAGATCATCCTGACAGGTGACTTCAACGCGACCGGCGAGACCGGAACGCTCCGTCTTTTGCGGGCCGATCCTGATGACACGGCCTCTCCGGAGTGGGAGCACCGCAGACTGTTCCAGCTCGACGCGTCCCTGCCGATTTCAAAGCGGCAGACCGTCCTGCATAAAGGCAAGGGGCAAGCGCTCGATCATATTCTGGCAAGCGGCAGCATGACCGACAAGACCCGGGACGTGCGCGTTTTCAACACAGGATTGCCCGACGAGGTTTTTGACGCCGGCGATGCAGACTACGCCGGCTCCTATCACGCAGCCATGCGCGCCGAATTCGACATATGA
- a CDS encoding YchJ family metal-binding protein: protein MDNQACPCGRGPAFEACCEPFLAGSALPKTAEDLMRSRYTAFARQRISYLKDTLWPKHQSSFDELATSRWASENHWAALTVLEVHAGGEADREGTVLFEAKYLSGGKLVTHRERSRFRKKSGRWFYVEAIAD, encoded by the coding sequence ATGGACAATCAGGCGTGCCCATGTGGCAGGGGACCGGCCTTCGAGGCCTGCTGCGAACCTTTTCTCGCCGGTTCCGCGCTCCCCAAAACCGCGGAAGATCTGATGCGGTCGAGATACACAGCCTTCGCCCGGCAAAGGATTTCTTATTTGAAAGACACGTTGTGGCCAAAGCACCAAAGCAGTTTTGATGAGCTTGCTACCTCGCGGTGGGCTTCGGAAAACCACTGGGCGGCTTTGACCGTGCTTGAGGTGCATGCGGGCGGTGAAGCCGACCGGGAAGGGACTGTTCTTTTTGAAGCAAAATATCTTTCAGGTGGCAAACTCGTCACCCACCGTGAGCGCAGCCGGTTTCGGAAAAAATCCGGCCGATGGTTCTATGTGGAGGCCATCGCGGATTGA
- a CDS encoding c-type cytochrome, producing the protein MPAVGADAAAGKTLALQWCSSCHLVSQDQATAASVSLPSFYDIAKDPDWTETTLATFLADPHPKMPDMSLGNREIANLAKYINSLGPQ; encoded by the coding sequence ATGCCGGCTGTTGGAGCAGACGCTGCGGCCGGAAAAACCCTGGCGCTGCAGTGGTGTTCTTCCTGTCACCTGGTTTCCCAGGATCAGGCGACAGCTGCCAGTGTTTCGCTTCCGAGCTTTTACGACATAGCAAAGGATCCGGACTGGACAGAAACCACGCTGGCGACCTTCCTGGCAGATCCGCATCCGAAAATGCCGGATATGAGCCTGGGCAACAGGGAGATCGCAAATCTGGCGAAGTACATAAATTCGCTGGGACCGCAGTAG